In a single window of the Bradyrhizobium sp. ORS 285 genome:
- the trbE gene encoding conjugal transfer protein TrbE, translating into MFNLAEYRRTNIRLADFLPWAALVDEGVVLNKDGSLQRTARFRGPDLESSVASELTAVAARLNNALRRLGSGWAIFVEAQRHSTGAYPVCMFPDKASALVDAERKAQFEEQAAHYESSYYLTFLYLPPREDVARSERVLYEGLSQPDHARGRHILRSFVDRTDRVLQLVSGFMPECGWLGDDAVLSYLHSTISTKRQRVRVPEIPMHLDGLLADQPLTCGLAPMLGAVHLRVLTIIGFPSATTPGLLDELNALAFAYRWSTRAIMLDKQDAVKLVTRIRRQWFAKRKSLGTILKEVVTNEAASLVDSDAHNKAVDADAALQDLGSDEIGQAYVTATVTVWDADPAQADEKLRQIEKVIQGRDFTCMAETVNAVEAWLGSLPGHVYANVRQPPLSTLNLVHLVPLSAVWAGEVRDHHLRAPVLLFGRTEGATPFRFSLHVGDVGHTLVVGPTGAGKSVLLALMALQFRRYPNAQIFAFDFGGSLRAAALAMEGDWHDLGGTLSAEDESSVTLQPLAGIPDVMERAWAADWIAGLLAREKIVVTPDAKEHLWSALTSLSSAPVAERTLTGLSVLLQSNSLKRALKPYCLDGAHGRLLDADHELVGDRSVQVFETEGLIGTAAAPAVLAYLFHQIAQRLDGRPTLLIIDEGWLALDDTDFAGQLREWLKTLRKKNASVVFATQSLSDIDGSPIAPAIIESCPTRILLPNERALEPQISGIYRRFGLNDRQIELVSRAVPKRDYYCQSRRGNRMFELGLGEVALAFATVSSKADQAAISEVLKSAGRPGFAAAWLRHRKLGWAADLIPRLENVEMER; encoded by the coding sequence ATGTTCAATTTGGCCGAATACCGCCGTACCAATATCCGGCTTGCGGACTTCCTGCCCTGGGCCGCGCTGGTGGACGAGGGCGTCGTCCTCAACAAGGATGGCTCGCTGCAGCGGACGGCGCGCTTTCGCGGACCTGACCTGGAGAGCTCGGTCGCATCCGAGCTTACGGCAGTCGCTGCCCGTCTCAATAATGCATTGCGGCGCTTAGGCTCGGGCTGGGCGATCTTCGTCGAGGCGCAGCGGCATTCGACTGGAGCCTACCCGGTTTGCATGTTTCCGGATAAAGCGTCCGCGCTGGTCGATGCCGAGCGCAAGGCACAGTTCGAGGAGCAGGCGGCGCACTACGAGTCGAGCTATTATCTCACGTTTCTATACCTGCCGCCCCGCGAAGACGTCGCCCGTTCCGAACGCGTGCTCTATGAAGGCTTGTCGCAGCCGGACCACGCCCGCGGACGCCACATTCTGCGAAGCTTTGTCGATCGCACTGACCGCGTCCTGCAGCTCGTCAGCGGTTTCATGCCGGAGTGCGGCTGGCTGGGCGACGACGCCGTGCTGAGCTACCTGCATTCGACCATCTCGACCAAGCGCCAGCGGGTGCGCGTCCCTGAAATCCCCATGCATCTGGATGGGCTGCTCGCCGATCAGCCGCTGACCTGCGGCTTGGCGCCGATGCTGGGGGCGGTCCACCTGCGTGTGCTCACCATTATCGGCTTTCCCTCCGCAACCACGCCAGGCCTGCTTGACGAATTGAACGCTCTTGCATTCGCCTACCGCTGGTCGACGCGCGCCATCATGCTCGACAAGCAGGATGCCGTGAAGCTCGTGACACGGATCCGGCGGCAGTGGTTCGCCAAGCGCAAGTCTCTGGGAACGATCCTGAAGGAGGTCGTGACAAACGAGGCGGCGAGCCTCGTCGACAGTGACGCCCACAACAAGGCCGTCGACGCCGATGCAGCGCTGCAGGACCTCGGCTCCGACGAGATTGGCCAAGCCTATGTCACGGCGACGGTCACGGTGTGGGATGCTGATCCGGCGCAGGCTGACGAGAAGCTGCGCCAAATTGAGAAGGTGATCCAGGGGCGCGATTTCACCTGCATGGCGGAGACCGTCAATGCGGTCGAGGCCTGGCTCGGCAGCCTTCCGGGACATGTCTACGCCAATGTCCGGCAGCCGCCGCTATCGACGCTCAACCTTGTTCATCTCGTTCCGTTGTCGGCAGTGTGGGCGGGCGAAGTGCGCGACCACCATTTGAGGGCGCCGGTGCTGCTGTTCGGCCGCACCGAAGGCGCGACCCCGTTCCGATTTTCGCTTCACGTCGGCGATGTCGGTCACACGCTGGTGGTCGGACCGACCGGAGCCGGCAAGTCGGTGCTGTTGGCGTTAATGGCTCTGCAGTTCCGTCGCTATCCGAATGCACAGATCTTCGCGTTCGATTTCGGCGGCTCGCTGCGGGCCGCGGCGCTCGCCATGGAGGGCGACTGGCATGATCTCGGCGGAACGCTGTCAGCTGAAGACGAGAGCTCGGTCACGCTGCAGCCGCTGGCTGGAATACCTGATGTGATGGAGCGTGCCTGGGCGGCCGACTGGATCGCTGGCCTGCTCGCGCGCGAGAAGATCGTGGTGACACCCGACGCCAAGGAGCATCTCTGGTCGGCGCTGACCTCGTTGTCCTCAGCGCCTGTGGCTGAGCGCACCCTGACCGGCCTGTCGGTGTTGCTGCAGTCGAACAGCTTGAAACGTGCCCTCAAGCCGTATTGCCTCGATGGCGCTCACGGACGACTGCTGGATGCCGACCATGAGCTCGTGGGCGATCGGTCGGTCCAGGTGTTCGAGACCGAGGGGCTGATCGGCACCGCTGCGGCTCCTGCCGTCCTCGCTTATCTCTTTCACCAGATCGCACAGAGGCTCGACGGCCGCCCGACACTTCTGATCATCGACGAAGGGTGGCTGGCGCTGGATGATACCGATTTCGCAGGCCAGCTCAGGGAGTGGTTGAAGACGCTGCGCAAGAAGAACGCCTCCGTCGTCTTCGCGACGCAGTCGCTCTCCGACATCGACGGCTCGCCGATCGCACCCGCGATCATCGAGAGCTGTCCGACACGCATCCTGCTGCCGAATGAGCGCGCGCTCGAGCCGCAGATCAGCGGCATCTATCGTCGCTTCGGCCTCAATGATCGTCAGATCGAGCTCGTCAGCCGTGCGGTGCCCAAGCGCGACTATTACTGCCAGTCCCGCCGGGGCAACCGCATGTTCGAGCTTGGTCTCGGCGAGGTCGCGCTCGCCTTTGCTACTGTGTCGTCCAAAGCCGATCAGGCCGCGATCTCGGAGGTTCTCAAGTCCGCCGGCCGGCCGGGCTTTGCGGCAGCGTGGTTGCGGCACCGCAAGCTCGGCTGGGCCGCCGACCTCATTCCGCGGCTGGAAAATGTGGAGATGGAGCGATGA
- a CDS encoding VirB3 family type IV secretion system protein: MNDEIKGFSAPVHRSLTEPILIGGAPRSVAILNGTLSAALGLGLRLWFFGLLLWFVCHMLAVWATRRDPSFIEVVRRHLRIPNHLSQ; this comes from the coding sequence ATGAATGATGAAATCAAGGGCTTCAGCGCGCCCGTCCACCGCTCGCTGACCGAGCCCATTTTGATCGGGGGCGCTCCGCGGTCGGTCGCCATTCTCAACGGCACCTTGTCAGCGGCGCTCGGTCTCGGTTTGCGGCTCTGGTTCTTCGGCCTGCTGCTCTGGTTCGTCTGCCACATGCTCGCAGTCTGGGCGACACGGCGCGATCCCTCCTTCATCGAGGTCGTGCGCCGTCACCTGCGGATCCCCAATCATCTCAGCCAGTGA
- a CDS encoding TrbC/VirB2 family protein — MAIVATSVLAAAPVHAAGSNMPWEQPLNKILLSVEGPVAKIIAVIIIITTGLSLGFGETSGGFRRLIQIVFGLSIAFAASSFFLSFFSFGGGVVI; from the coding sequence ATGGCGATTGTTGCAACCTCCGTGCTTGCGGCGGCGCCAGTACATGCGGCGGGCTCGAACATGCCTTGGGAGCAGCCGCTCAACAAGATCCTGCTTTCTGTCGAGGGGCCGGTCGCCAAGATCATTGCGGTGATCATCATCATCACGACGGGTCTGTCATTGGGTTTCGGCGAAACCTCGGGCGGCTTCCGGCGGCTGATCCAGATCGTGTTTGGTCTGTCCATCGCCTTTGCGGCCTCGAGCTTCTTCCTGTCGTTCTTCTCCTTCGGTGGCGGCGTGGTGATCTGA
- the trbB gene encoding P-type conjugative transfer ATPase TrbB: protein MVTGFVQTQRIARGARMLRTALGPAIARHLDDQSVVEIMLNPDGRLWVDRLASGLADTGESLAAGDGERVVRLVAHHVGLEVHAGSPRVSAELPTTGERFEGLLPPLVAAPTFAIRKPAIAVFTLDDYVAAGIATAEQAVALRRAVASRCNILVAGGTSTGKTTLVNALLAEVARTGDRVVLIEDTRELQCASPNLVALRTKLGVASLSDLVRTALRLRPDRIPIGEVRGPEALDLVKAWGTGHPGGIGTIHAGSAIGALRRLEQLIQEAVVTVPKALIAETINMIAVLTGRGSQRRLGELVRVDGLSASGDYRLVPVGDQQ from the coding sequence ATGGTGACGGGCTTCGTTCAGACACAGCGCATCGCTCGTGGCGCCCGCATGCTGCGGACAGCATTGGGACCTGCCATCGCGCGCCATCTCGACGACCAATCCGTCGTCGAGATCATGCTCAATCCAGATGGCAGGCTCTGGGTCGACCGGCTCGCGTCTGGCCTGGCCGATACCGGTGAGAGTCTTGCTGCTGGTGATGGCGAGCGCGTCGTCCGGCTGGTCGCGCATCATGTCGGGCTCGAGGTCCATGCCGGCTCTCCGCGCGTGTCGGCAGAGCTGCCGACGACGGGCGAACGTTTCGAAGGCCTGCTGCCGCCGCTCGTTGCGGCGCCGACATTTGCCATTCGCAAGCCGGCGATCGCGGTGTTCACTCTCGACGACTACGTGGCTGCTGGAATTGCAACCGCGGAACAGGCCGTCGCCTTGCGGCGAGCGGTTGCCAGCCGCTGCAACATTCTGGTGGCAGGCGGCACCTCGACCGGCAAGACAACGCTGGTCAATGCGTTGCTGGCTGAAGTCGCGAGAACCGGCGATCGCGTCGTGCTGATCGAAGATACCAGGGAGCTGCAATGCGCCTCGCCAAACCTGGTGGCGCTTCGGACAAAGCTGGGTGTGGCATCACTCTCTGATCTGGTGCGCACCGCGCTCAGGCTGCGCCCGGATCGTATTCCGATCGGCGAGGTCCGCGGCCCCGAGGCGCTCGATCTCGTCAAGGCCTGGGGCACGGGCCATCCGGGCGGCATCGGCACCATTCACGCTGGCTCGGCAATCGGCGCTCTGCGCCGGCTGGAGCAGCTGATTCAGGAAGCCGTGGTCACCGTCCCCAAAGCTCTCATTGCCGAGACGATCAATATGATCGCCGTCCTTACTGGACGCGGCTCGCAGCGGCGGCTTGGTGAGCTCGTGCGCGTCGATGGGCTCTCAGCCAGCGGAGATTACAGGCTCGTTCCCGTAGGAGATCAGCAGTGA
- a CDS encoding MFS transporter, whose translation MRPAERASGRAGHESSLSVTFGRKGIEAGSKGHREITGWRLAALVFLPFALGYFLSYFFRTINGLVSAPLAAEIGLNAADLGLITAAYFLVLAAAQIPVGMMLDRYGPRRVQSALLVVAALGAEAFARSTGPLSLLLSRALIGLGVAAALTAGLKAIVLWFPRERVALVNGYMVMLGALGAVSATLPAEAILAKTGWRGLFEILAIITAGAAVLIYWLVPEGETKGSPPPAVGGLRSILRDVRFWRIAPLSGACIGSAWSLQGLWASAWLADVEGMTRAQVMTALCLTALMLSLGAWMLGALANWTRRKGLSPEHLLAMVAVLFMAAQLALVWRLPVPAIAPWLIIAIVGAATVLSFAIISDYYPKELAGRANGALNVVHFGWGFLAQYGIGVLLTQWPQSNGHYPVIAYQVAFGVNLALQAAALIWFAAPREQGPRSSDVQSGSATKIVMADLVAAPGERRARSQQPISQARW comes from the coding sequence ATGCGACCCGCTGAGCGCGCCAGCGGGCGCGCGGGCCACGAAAGTTCGTTGTCGGTCACGTTCGGCCGCAAGGGCATCGAAGCTGGAAGCAAAGGCCACCGCGAGATCACGGGCTGGCGGCTCGCCGCTCTGGTGTTTCTGCCCTTCGCGCTGGGTTACTTTCTGTCCTACTTCTTTCGCACCATCAATGGACTCGTCTCGGCCCCTCTTGCTGCGGAGATCGGATTGAATGCCGCCGATCTTGGTCTGATCACGGCGGCTTATTTCCTGGTCCTTGCGGCTGCGCAGATCCCGGTCGGCATGATGCTCGACCGCTATGGTCCGCGCCGGGTTCAGAGCGCGCTTCTCGTCGTCGCAGCCCTGGGCGCGGAGGCCTTCGCAAGGTCCACGGGGCCGCTCTCTCTGTTGCTCTCACGCGCTCTGATCGGGCTCGGGGTAGCCGCGGCTCTGACCGCGGGCCTGAAGGCCATCGTTCTATGGTTTCCGCGCGAGCGGGTTGCGTTGGTCAACGGCTACATGGTCATGCTGGGCGCGCTTGGCGCAGTCAGCGCGACTCTGCCGGCGGAAGCGATCCTGGCGAAGACCGGATGGCGCGGCCTGTTCGAGATCCTGGCGATCATAACAGCCGGCGCTGCGGTCCTGATCTATTGGCTTGTGCCGGAGGGCGAAACGAAGGGCTCGCCGCCGCCGGCGGTGGGCGGCTTGCGGAGCATTCTTCGTGACGTCCGGTTCTGGCGGATCGCGCCGTTATCCGGAGCCTGCATCGGATCGGCGTGGTCGCTCCAAGGGCTATGGGCGTCCGCGTGGTTGGCCGATGTGGAGGGCATGACACGTGCCCAGGTCATGACGGCGCTTTGTCTGACGGCGCTCATGCTGAGCCTCGGTGCCTGGATGCTCGGCGCCCTGGCCAACTGGACACGGCGCAAGGGACTGAGCCCAGAGCATCTGCTGGCCATGGTTGCAGTGCTCTTCATGGCGGCTCAACTGGCGCTGGTATGGCGGCTGCCGGTACCGGCGATTGCGCCATGGCTGATCATCGCCATCGTCGGCGCTGCTACCGTTCTCAGCTTTGCGATCATTTCTGATTACTATCCGAAGGAATTGGCGGGCCGCGCCAATGGCGCACTGAATGTCGTACATTTTGGCTGGGGGTTCCTTGCCCAGTATGGGATCGGTGTGCTGCTGACGCAATGGCCGCAGTCCAACGGGCACTATCCTGTCATTGCCTATCAAGTCGCATTCGGAGTGAACCTTGCGCTCCAGGCGGCCGCCCTGATTTGGTTTGCCGCTCCGAGAGAACAGGGGCCGCGATCGTCGGATGTTCAGTCAGGGAGCGCGACGAAGATCGTCATGGCTGATCTCGTCGCAGCCCCAGGCGAGCGTCGGGCTCGTTCCCAGCAGCCGATCAGCCAGGCCAGGTGGTGA
- a CDS encoding CopG family transcriptional regulator produces the protein MKNKVTLQLSAEILARLAGAAEARCVNRAIVVERALEQFLAQPLDGPMPAQDRLQGLEQQLQTIRRDIEVLNETVALHARYHLAVTSLADQESAGEVSGDDRNFDQAGRISAIQRLQRDLSERRRETRPDGVARTGQVSQPISAQRRHAEPSIAEVSWGVPAAGEGGEDPFRLPPHATR, from the coding sequence ATGAAGAACAAAGTCACTTTGCAGCTTTCCGCCGAGATTCTCGCCCGGCTCGCCGGCGCAGCCGAGGCAAGATGCGTGAACCGCGCGATCGTCGTAGAAAGGGCGCTTGAACAATTTCTGGCGCAGCCCCTGGACGGACCAATGCCGGCGCAAGATCGCCTGCAAGGCCTCGAGCAGCAGCTGCAGACGATTCGACGCGATATCGAGGTCCTCAATGAGACGGTCGCGCTTCATGCACGCTACCATTTGGCGGTAACGTCGCTGGCAGATCAGGAGAGCGCCGGTGAGGTCAGCGGTGACGATCGCAATTTCGATCAAGCGGGCCGGATTAGCGCGATCCAACGTCTGCAGCGCGACTTGTCGGAACGGCGGCGAGAGACGCGGCCTGATGGCGTTGCACGAACCGGTCAAGTGAGCCAGCCGATTTCGGCTCAACGTCGCCATGCCGAGCCCTCAATCGCCGAGGTGTCCTGGGGCGTGCCTGCCGCTGGGGAGGGCGGCGAGGATCCCTTTCGCCTTCCCCCTCATGCGACCCGCTGA
- a CDS encoding CopG family transcriptional regulator, with protein sequence MRDRMNVYFPPELLRQIAELADRRKLSRSAIVEAAVQSFLSPDAADRREAALTRRLDRLSRQMQRLERDVGILAETHALFVRFWLTVTPPLPSEAQATAQIKGRERFEGFVEALGRRLQKGQSFLREIPEDFVRPPSNEPGS encoded by the coding sequence ATGCGGGATCGAATGAACGTCTACTTCCCGCCGGAGCTGCTGCGGCAGATCGCAGAGCTCGCCGATCGCAGGAAGCTTTCGCGTTCGGCGATCGTCGAGGCGGCGGTTCAGTCGTTCCTGTCGCCCGACGCCGCCGATCGGCGCGAGGCCGCACTGACACGCCGGCTCGACAGGCTGTCGCGGCAGATGCAGCGGCTCGAGCGCGATGTCGGCATCCTTGCCGAGACCCATGCGCTGTTCGTTCGCTTCTGGCTGACCGTGACGCCTCCGCTGCCGTCCGAAGCGCAGGCCACTGCGCAGATCAAGGGACGCGAGCGGTTCGAAGGATTTGTCGAAGCGCTCGGCCGGCGACTGCAGAAGGGTCAGAGCTTCCTGCGCGAGATCCCTGAGGATTTCGTCAGGCCGCCGTCAAACGAGCCGGGCTCCTGA
- a CDS encoding conjugal transfer protein TraG encodes MPATRIQWAQLLTVLLINLLAIWSATEWTAWQLAFQPRLGTPWFVLAGWPVYLPPVFFWWWFIYDAYAPSIFAQGAAIAVSGSLVSIAVAIGMSLWRSREAKTAATYGSARWAELGEVRKAGLLGEDGVVLGRLGAHYLRHDGPEHVLCFAPTRSGKGVGLVVPSLLTWPGSAIVHDIKGENWQLTAGFRARHGRVLLFDPTNPDAAAYNPLLEVRRGPSEVRDVQNVADVLVDPEGSLDKRNHWEKTSHSLLVGAILHVLYSEADKTLAGVAAFLSDPRRSIEATLMAMMATPHLGAAGSHPVVASTARELLNKSENERSGVLSTAMSFLGLYRDPVIAAVTGRSDWRIADIIAGAEPATLYLVVPPSDISRTKPLIRLVLNQIGRRLTEDLKAKQRHHRLLMMLDEFPALGRLDFFESALAFMAGYGIKSFLIAQSLNQIEKAYGPNNAILDNCHVRVSFATNDERTAKRVSDALGTATEMRDVKNYAGHRMAPWLGHLMVSRQETPRPLLTPGEVMQLPAADEIVMAAGAPPILARKARYFEDQRLSSRILPPPAPARTRTSAGFDDWSSLAPIMPVLAGSELMVPAETGSEQANGGLRREPELPQHQAIASETTSPDPADEFSVVFDDDDGMPQQARSRDASTTGIARQAALDPGDDMGL; translated from the coding sequence ATGCCTGCGACCCGGATTCAATGGGCACAATTGCTCACCGTCTTGCTGATCAACCTGCTCGCGATCTGGTCGGCGACCGAGTGGACGGCCTGGCAGCTTGCTTTTCAACCGCGACTGGGAACGCCGTGGTTCGTGCTTGCCGGCTGGCCAGTTTACCTCCCACCGGTCTTCTTCTGGTGGTGGTTCATCTACGATGCCTACGCGCCCTCGATCTTCGCCCAAGGTGCGGCGATCGCGGTCAGTGGCAGTCTTGTGTCCATTGCGGTGGCGATCGGCATGTCGCTCTGGCGGTCGCGGGAGGCGAAGACCGCAGCCACCTACGGGTCCGCGCGCTGGGCCGAGCTGGGCGAGGTGCGCAAGGCGGGGCTGCTCGGTGAGGACGGCGTGGTCCTCGGACGATTGGGAGCGCACTACCTGCGCCATGACGGACCGGAGCATGTGCTCTGCTTTGCGCCGACCCGATCGGGCAAGGGCGTCGGTCTCGTTGTGCCTTCTCTTCTGACATGGCCGGGATCGGCCATCGTTCACGACATCAAGGGCGAGAACTGGCAGCTCACGGCAGGATTTCGCGCGCGGCATGGCCGCGTGCTGTTGTTCGACCCGACCAATCCGGATGCCGCAGCCTACAATCCATTGCTCGAGGTCAGGCGAGGGCCGTCCGAAGTGCGTGACGTCCAGAATGTCGCTGATGTGCTGGTCGATCCCGAGGGCTCGCTCGACAAGCGCAATCATTGGGAAAAGACCAGCCATTCCCTTCTGGTGGGTGCGATCCTGCACGTGCTCTATTCCGAGGCCGACAAGACCTTGGCCGGTGTTGCCGCGTTCCTCTCCGACCCGCGGCGTTCGATCGAGGCGACGCTGATGGCGATGATGGCGACGCCTCATCTGGGCGCCGCCGGGTCGCATCCGGTGGTGGCATCGACCGCGCGCGAGCTTCTGAACAAGTCGGAGAATGAGCGATCCGGGGTGCTATCAACTGCGATGTCGTTCCTCGGTCTGTACCGGGACCCGGTGATCGCTGCCGTCACCGGGAGAAGCGATTGGCGCATCGCCGATATAATTGCAGGGGCAGAGCCCGCGACGCTCTATCTCGTCGTCCCGCCGTCCGATATCTCGCGCACCAAGCCGCTCATTCGCCTCGTTCTGAACCAGATCGGCCGCCGCCTGACCGAGGACCTCAAGGCGAAGCAGCGCCACCATCGCTTGCTGATGATGCTTGACGAGTTTCCGGCGCTAGGCCGGCTCGACTTCTTCGAATCTGCTCTCGCCTTCATGGCCGGATACGGCATCAAGAGCTTCCTGATTGCGCAATCGCTCAATCAGATCGAGAAGGCGTATGGGCCGAACAACGCCATACTGGACAACTGCCACGTCCGCGTCAGCTTCGCAACCAATGACGAACGGACCGCCAAGCGCGTGTCCGACGCGCTCGGCACCGCAACCGAAATGCGAGACGTGAAGAATTATGCCGGGCATCGCATGGCGCCATGGTTGGGTCACCTCATGGTGTCGCGCCAGGAGACGCCGCGTCCGCTCCTGACGCCGGGCGAAGTGATGCAGTTGCCGGCGGCCGATGAGATCGTGATGGCTGCCGGTGCTCCACCGATTCTCGCCAGGAAGGCGCGCTATTTCGAGGATCAGAGACTTAGCTCTCGCATTCTGCCGCCGCCGGCCCCTGCCAGGACCAGGACGTCTGCAGGTTTTGATGACTGGTCATCGCTCGCGCCCATCATGCCCGTGCTCGCCGGATCCGAGCTCATGGTGCCAGCTGAAACGGGGAGCGAGCAGGCCAATGGCGGCTTGCGACGGGAGCCGGAGCTGCCGCAGCACCAGGCGATCGCGAGCGAAACCACGAGCCCGGATCCAGCGGACGAGTTTTCTGTCGTTTTCGATGACGATGATGGGATGCCGCAGCAGGCCCGCTCACGCGATGCGAGCACCACGGGGATTGCGCGCCAGGCTGCGCTCGACCCGGGTGATGACATGGGCTTATGA
- a CDS encoding DUF3363 domain-containing protein codes for MSTSEREFRIRPGRIRQGRGRKAKSFISRVLRAANAAGHVSPLMAIEGGRTARAHSTFGRGRLSFSRERLFAPARRVTVKARIARHKGRAFRSAPLATHLTYLKREGVTRDGEPAKMFDARGDLADEAAFEARSRDDRHHFRFIVSPEDAVDMVDLRAFTRDLMRQMEADLSTRLEWIAVDHWNTDHPHVHVLVRGVDQTGADLVIARDYIGRGLRSRAEELVALELGPKPEHDIRNVLEREITADRWTRLDREIRRASDDVGAIDLRQHVAGRPDPEVLGLMRGRLQYLERLGLAAAVGPNEWMVELGAERKLRELGARDDIIRTMHQAFAHGGEERSAADYVIHGFDSSSPVVGRLVAHGLHDELTGEAYAVIDGMDGRAHHVRFRGIEAFAQAPQPGGIVEIRRFGAPDEAQPTLVLATRSDLALADQIKAEGATWLDHRLVEREPASPALSGFGAEVRGALRSRAEYLADRGLAQRHGEQIVPQRDLLKTLRRQELASVGARLSATNKLPQLPVAAGEQITGTYRQRLVLASGRFAMIDNALGFYLVPWSRDIDHRLGQRVTGLAKTGGIEWQLGRKRDLGL; via the coding sequence ATGAGCACCAGCGAGCGCGAGTTCCGCATCCGCCCGGGCCGCATCCGTCAGGGCCGTGGAAGGAAGGCCAAGAGCTTCATCAGTCGCGTTCTGCGCGCCGCGAACGCTGCTGGGCATGTCAGCCCGCTGATGGCGATCGAAGGAGGTCGGACGGCTCGTGCCCATTCGACGTTCGGCCGCGGCAGGCTCAGCTTCAGTCGCGAGCGCCTCTTCGCCCCGGCCCGCCGTGTCACGGTGAAGGCCCGCATTGCAAGGCACAAGGGCCGAGCGTTTCGGTCAGCGCCGCTGGCGACGCATCTGACCTATCTCAAACGGGAAGGTGTCACCCGTGACGGCGAGCCGGCAAAGATGTTCGACGCGCGAGGTGATCTCGCCGATGAAGCAGCCTTTGAGGCGCGGAGCAGAGACGACAGGCATCATTTCCGGTTCATCGTCTCGCCAGAGGACGCAGTCGACATGGTGGACCTCCGGGCCTTCACGCGAGATCTGATGCGCCAGATGGAGGCCGATCTGTCGACGCGCCTCGAGTGGATCGCAGTCGATCATTGGAACACGGATCATCCGCATGTCCATGTGCTCGTTCGCGGCGTCGATCAGACAGGCGCTGATCTCGTGATTGCCCGCGACTATATCGGCCGAGGCCTGCGCTCCCGGGCCGAGGAGCTGGTCGCGCTCGAGCTTGGTCCAAAGCCGGAGCATGACATTCGCAACGTGCTCGAAAGGGAGATCACGGCGGACCGCTGGACACGCCTCGATCGTGAAATCCGCAGGGCGTCCGATGACGTGGGTGCGATCGATCTCCGTCAGCACGTGGCGGGTCGGCCCGATCCCGAGGTTCTCGGCCTGATGCGAGGGCGCTTGCAATATCTTGAGCGTCTGGGATTGGCCGCAGCAGTCGGGCCCAACGAGTGGATGGTCGAGCTCGGTGCAGAGCGAAAGCTCCGCGAGCTCGGCGCGCGCGATGACATCATCAGGACCATGCATCAGGCGTTCGCTCACGGTGGTGAGGAGCGGAGCGCTGCCGACTACGTCATCCATGGCTTTGACAGCTCATCACCGGTCGTGGGCCGGTTGGTCGCCCATGGACTCCATGACGAGCTGACAGGTGAAGCCTATGCGGTCATCGATGGCATGGACGGCCGCGCCCACCACGTCCGCTTCCGCGGGATCGAGGCCTTTGCGCAGGCGCCTCAGCCCGGCGGCATCGTCGAGATCAGGCGTTTTGGCGCACCGGACGAGGCGCAGCCGACCCTGGTTCTGGCGACGCGCTCGGATCTTGCTTTGGCAGATCAGATCAAGGCTGAGGGGGCAACCTGGCTCGATCATCGACTGGTCGAGCGAGAGCCTGCCTCTCCTGCGCTGAGCGGATTTGGCGCCGAAGTGAGGGGCGCGCTCCGCAGCCGGGCAGAGTATCTCGCGGACCGGGGGCTCGCGCAGAGGCATGGCGAGCAGATCGTCCCCCAACGCGATCTCCTCAAGACGCTGCGCCGGCAGGAGCTCGCATCTGTCGGGGCGCGACTGTCGGCGACGAACAAATTGCCGCAGCTGCCGGTCGCCGCCGGCGAACAGATTACGGGAACCTACCGTCAGCGGCTTGTCCTCGCCTCCGGCCGCTTCGCCATGATCGATAATGCTCTCGGCTTCTACCTCGTGCCGTGGTCCCGGGACATCGATCACCGGCTCGGTCAGAGGGTCACAGGTCTCGCCAAGACCGGTGGCATCGAATGGCAGCTTGGCCGCAAGCGCGACCTCGGTCTCTAG
- a CDS encoding S26 family signal peptidase, whose amino-acid sequence MTRRLSSVFIILVSASLLMEAGLPRPRPLLIWNASGSVAIGLYWIQPVRQWSINEIVVVQPQDVLAGWLADEGYLPRGVPMLKHISALPGQAVCRRNNVILIDDVEAGLAQASDRHRRKLPDWQGCRTIGNDELFLMNRQSESSLDGRYFGPTATSDVVGRAIPLWTRQPR is encoded by the coding sequence ATGACGAGACGGCTTTCCAGTGTCTTCATCATTCTCGTGAGCGCGTCGCTGCTGATGGAAGCTGGACTCCCGCGGCCCCGTCCGCTGCTCATCTGGAATGCCTCCGGCAGTGTTGCCATTGGCCTCTATTGGATTCAGCCGGTCCGGCAATGGAGTATCAACGAGATCGTCGTTGTCCAGCCCCAGGACGTGCTGGCCGGATGGCTCGCGGATGAAGGCTACCTGCCCCGAGGTGTGCCGATGCTGAAGCACATTTCTGCTCTTCCCGGGCAAGCGGTGTGTCGACGCAACAACGTCATCCTTATCGATGATGTCGAGGCCGGCCTCGCGCAAGCAAGCGACAGACATCGACGGAAGCTGCCGGACTGGCAAGGTTGCCGCACCATCGGCAATGACGAGCTCTTTCTCATGAATAGGCAATCGGAGAGTTCGCTGGATGGAAGATATTTCGGTCCGACGGCGACGTCAGACGTCGTCGGGCGTGCCATTCCCCTGTGGACGAGGCAGCCGAGATGA